Proteins encoded together in one Formosa sp. Hel3_A1_48 window:
- a CDS encoding murein hydrolase activator EnvC family protein: MHYKTKYLTFIFFSLFALSHFSVYAQTKRQLQLEERRRELQQEIRQITNLLFAGKREEKSVVSVVEDLNYKISVRKNLMRITNQQANLLTREINSNQSEISKRRDRLKVLKDDYGNMIVKSYKNRANQNKLMFLLSSSNFQQAYRRLQYIKQYADYQKEQAIIIKEETEKLKQLNQDLLVQKKEKQKLVAENKAAKSILDKELKAQETLINSIQKNLSKFTAQIKLKQKESEKLDREIQKLIREAIAASNRKAGKSTKRATFSLTPEQKLLAANFTSNKGKLPWPVASGVVKMRYGTNPSPIDPTIKIQSNGVRIATNKGEQVRAVFDGTVQGIMTPKNGNNAIMIRHGNYITVYKNLSKFYVNKGDKVSTKQVIGEVITNKSSGDSILSFGIYKDSSIQNPSHWIYRL; encoded by the coding sequence ATGCATTACAAGACAAAATATTTAACCTTTATTTTTTTCAGCCTGTTTGCGCTAAGTCATTTTAGCGTATACGCTCAAACTAAGCGTCAGTTACAGCTCGAAGAGCGCCGTCGGGAATTGCAGCAAGAAATCAGACAGATTACAAATTTGTTATTTGCAGGTAAAAGGGAAGAAAAATCGGTTGTTAGTGTAGTGGAAGATTTAAACTATAAAATTAGTGTTCGTAAAAATCTAATGCGCATCACCAACCAACAAGCTAATTTGTTGACTCGTGAGATCAACAGCAATCAAAGTGAGATTTCTAAGCGACGGGATCGACTTAAGGTTTTAAAAGACGACTACGGAAATATGATTGTTAAATCGTACAAAAATAGAGCCAATCAAAATAAACTCATGTTTCTGTTATCCTCCTCGAATTTTCAGCAGGCATACAGGCGATTGCAGTACATAAAGCAGTATGCTGATTACCAAAAGGAACAGGCTATAATCATAAAAGAAGAAACTGAAAAACTAAAGCAATTGAATCAGGACTTATTGGTCCAAAAAAAGGAAAAACAGAAATTAGTTGCCGAGAACAAGGCTGCAAAATCAATCCTAGATAAAGAGCTAAAAGCTCAGGAAACACTTATAAATTCGATCCAAAAGAACCTCTCTAAATTTACTGCACAGATAAAACTCAAACAAAAAGAGTCAGAAAAACTAGATCGAGAAATCCAGAAATTAATTCGAGAGGCCATTGCTGCCTCAAATAGAAAGGCAGGAAAATCCACAAAACGAGCCACCTTTTCGCTGACGCCAGAGCAGAAACTATTGGCGGCCAATTTTACCTCTAACAAAGGTAAATTGCCCTGGCCAGTAGCCAGTGGAGTTGTTAAAATGCGTTATGGCACCAACCCTTCGCCAATCGATCCAACAATAAAGATCCAAAGTAATGGAGTTCGGATTGCGACCAACAAAGGCGAGCAGGTACGGGCTGTTTTCGATGGGACTGTTCAAGGAATAATGACCCCGAAAAACGGCAACAATGCGATTATGATTCGCCATGGCAACTATATTACAGTCTATAAAAACTTGTCTAAGTTCTATGTTAATAAAGGGGATAAGGTAAGTACAAAACAAGTTATTGGGGAAGTCATTACCAATAAAAGTTCGGGGGATTCAATCTTAAGTTTTGGCATTTATAAAGACAGTTCTATCCAAAACCCTTCGCATTGGATTTATAGACTATAA
- a CDS encoding outer membrane beta-barrel protein, whose amino-acid sequence MSANTQNQNKSVSLSITASPFPVEINNAKDFGIIGKISLEFHTSKALSFQGSFYASNTTFFKNNSNNQINSLGFIPSVQYYFYNRQKFNVFGQLGYGFGFEDRTLYSGKIENSALTIFAVGAGANYRLNNKLYFQLHLPYFRAYNITTDYESASGLAVFFGFNFIIK is encoded by the coding sequence ATGTCAGCAAACACACAAAATCAAAATAAATCAGTTTCACTTTCAATAACAGCATCCCCATTTCCGGTTGAAATTAATAATGCTAAAGATTTTGGGATAATCGGGAAAATTAGTTTGGAGTTTCATACTTCAAAAGCATTATCTTTTCAAGGAAGTTTTTATGCGTCAAACACAACATTTTTTAAAAACAACTCAAACAATCAAATAAATTCTTTAGGGTTTATTCCGTCTGTTCAATATTATTTTTATAATCGTCAAAAATTTAATGTTTTTGGGCAATTAGGATATGGTTTTGGCTTTGAGGATAGAACATTATACTCTGGTAAAATTGAAAACAGTGCACTCACCATTTTTGCGGTTGGTGCAGGCGCTAATTACAGGCTTAACAATAAATTATATTTTCAACTTCATTTGCCATATTTTAGAGCATACAATATTACAACTGACTATGAATCTGCTTCGGGACTTGCAGTATTCTTTGGGTTTAATTTTATAATTAAATAA
- the dut gene encoding dUTP diphosphatase yields the protein MKINIINKSSNALPHYETIASAGMDLRAHLENDIVLPPMERVIIPTGLFMELPVGYEAQVRPRSGLAAKHGLTVLNSPGTVDADYRGEIGVILVNLSNTAFTIKNGERIAQMVIAKHDRAEWEEVQSLSDTSRGTGGFGSTGRK from the coding sequence ATGAAGATCAACATCATCAACAAATCCTCAAATGCATTACCACATTATGAAACCATTGCCTCTGCTGGCATGGATTTACGAGCTCATTTAGAAAATGACATAGTGCTTCCTCCTATGGAGCGCGTTATAATCCCGACTGGCCTTTTTATGGAACTTCCTGTTGGCTATGAGGCACAAGTGCGCCCAAGAAGCGGGTTAGCTGCCAAACATGGTCTTACCGTACTCAATAGCCCCGGCACTGTTGATGCCGATTATAGAGGAGAAATTGGCGTTATTCTCGTCAATCTTTCCAATACTGCTTTTACCATCAAAAATGGAGAGCGTATCGCCCAGATGGTAATTGCTAAACACGATCGTGCCGAGTGGGAAGAAGTTCAAAGCCTTTCTGATACAAGTCGCGGCACTGGCGGCTTTGGAAGCACAGGGCGTAAATGA
- the atpH gene encoding ATP synthase F1 subunit delta, with protein MSGTRAAIRYAKAILSVAEDNKTSAKIQQDMNQIANAIASNPALNEVLKSPVVKLSEKTTVLGKLFSKMNPEVTSLFNVLALNKRVDLLEQIALQFNRLYDELNNKEQATVTTAVPMTEALEEKVMAKLKTLSSKEVTLTKIVDETILGGFILRVGDQQYNASVSNQLNEIKNKFITN; from the coding sequence ATGTCAGGGACAAGAGCAGCCATTCGATATGCTAAAGCTATTCTAAGCGTAGCAGAGGACAATAAAACATCGGCCAAGATTCAGCAAGACATGAATCAAATTGCTAATGCTATTGCATCTAACCCTGCATTGAACGAAGTTTTGAAATCCCCAGTCGTCAAACTGTCTGAAAAGACAACTGTTTTGGGTAAACTTTTTTCAAAAATGAACCCAGAAGTAACGTCTTTGTTTAATGTTCTAGCATTGAACAAGCGTGTCGATTTGCTAGAGCAAATTGCACTACAGTTCAATCGATTGTATGATGAGCTTAACAATAAGGAACAAGCAACAGTAACTACTGCAGTGCCCATGACAGAAGCACTCGAAGAAAAGGTGATGGCAAAGTTAAAAACCCTTTCTAGTAAAGAAGTAACCTTGACAAAAATTGTGGATGAAACCATCCTTGGAGGATTTATCTTACGTGTTGGAGATCAGCAGTACAATGCAAGTGTTTCTAACCAATTGAATGAAATAAAAAATAAATTTATAACAAATTAA
- a CDS encoding DUF4292 domain-containing protein, whose amino-acid sequence MKIILISLIVCILFGCKSTQTLSSTTGLNPKLKAKQILKAHNKENADFTTLQSRVKIELIEGDQSQSHTVSLRMEHNKIIWINAFLNMVRLKITPERVQMYNKLDRTYFDGDFSLIKDLLGVELTFSNIENLILGDALFKHKPNALKRQPHPKAYALAPKQQHPLYDLFYRINPSYFKIDVQEVSQPLSNRMLNVFYQEFQEIQQQILPQKISIKLIENQKETTLKMNFKSVSLNQPLRFPFKFPSGFNPIDF is encoded by the coding sequence ATGAAGATAATTTTAATTAGTTTAATTGTGTGTATACTTTTTGGATGTAAAAGCACCCAGACCCTTTCCTCAACCACAGGGCTTAACCCTAAACTAAAGGCGAAACAGATCTTAAAAGCCCATAACAAGGAAAATGCAGATTTTACGACCTTGCAATCCCGTGTAAAAATAGAATTGATTGAGGGTGACCAATCCCAATCCCACACTGTTAGCTTACGCATGGAGCATAATAAAATCATTTGGATTAATGCTTTTTTGAATATGGTTAGGCTAAAAATTACCCCTGAAAGAGTGCAAATGTACAACAAGCTCGACCGCACCTATTTCGATGGAGATTTCTCCTTGATAAAGGACTTACTAGGGGTAGAACTTACGTTCTCAAATATAGAAAACTTAATCCTCGGGGATGCGCTATTTAAGCACAAGCCCAATGCCTTAAAAAGACAACCCCACCCAAAGGCTTACGCTCTAGCACCTAAGCAACAACACCCTTTGTACGATCTGTTTTATAGGATCAACCCAAGCTATTTTAAAATAGACGTCCAAGAAGTATCTCAGCCGTTAAGCAATAGAATGTTGAACGTTTTTTACCAAGAGTTTCAAGAAATTCAACAACAGATTTTACCACAAAAAATTTCAATTAAACTAATCGAAAATCAAAAGGAAACCACCTTGAAAATGAATTTTAAATCCGTAAGTTTGAACCAGCCTTTACGGTTTCCTTTCAAGTTTCCGTCTGGGTTTAATCCGATTGACTTCTGA
- a CDS encoding lipopolysaccharide biosynthesis protein produces MGILKTLYKQTFIYGLATVVPKMLSFLLVRLHTDKAVLENVADYGDVSLIFAYFVLFNVLLAYGMETAFFRFLNSEQKKKSVLSTSAISLVLTSILVLVIGYFFRDQVSRITHIDTDYIVLVLWILFFDALVIIPFAYLRAMGKPIKYTVLKLLNVVLNLGLNVVLLLFLKSWAESSTFWTTFYRPNFEVHYIFIANLVASGVTFLTLISFYFKLNYNFDAKLWKQMLRYAFPVLIAGIAFSINETFDRILLERLLPDNLAKDAIGTYSACYKLALFMMLFATAYRLGIEPFFFSNAKTKDAKANYAKILEFFVIFGALILLTVVVFVDILKLILIPNEAYWEAMTVVPILLLAYLFLGVYHNLSVWYKITDRTKFGAYISIFGALITLLINIIFIPKFGYMASAIATLFAYTAMALTSYILGKKYYSIPYNLKKMGLYLALSIIFSALSFYLFREQYFVGILFILILMAAIWVKEKTFLKQLLKS; encoded by the coding sequence TTGGGCATTCTTAAAACTCTTTACAAACAAACGTTTATTTATGGGCTCGCTACTGTGGTCCCAAAAATGCTGAGCTTTCTTCTTGTGCGTTTACATACCGACAAAGCGGTGCTTGAAAATGTAGCCGACTATGGTGATGTCTCTCTTATCTTTGCCTATTTTGTTTTGTTTAACGTTCTTTTGGCTTATGGTATGGAAACGGCCTTTTTTCGTTTTTTGAATAGTGAACAAAAAAAGAAATCTGTACTAAGTACCTCGGCAATTTCGCTTGTGCTCACCTCTATATTGGTTTTAGTTATTGGGTATTTTTTTAGAGACCAGGTTTCAAGGATTACTCATATTGATACCGATTACATTGTACTCGTCTTATGGATTTTGTTCTTTGATGCGCTCGTAATTATTCCCTTTGCGTATTTAAGAGCTATGGGTAAGCCCATAAAATATACGGTATTAAAACTCCTTAATGTGGTTCTCAATTTGGGCTTAAACGTTGTCCTGCTGCTCTTCCTAAAATCTTGGGCTGAATCCTCTACATTTTGGACTACATTCTATCGTCCTAATTTCGAAGTGCATTATATATTTATTGCTAATTTAGTGGCCAGCGGAGTTACATTTCTGACCCTAATATCTTTTTACTTTAAATTAAATTATAACTTCGATGCTAAACTTTGGAAACAAATGTTGCGTTACGCTTTTCCAGTACTCATTGCCGGAATTGCTTTTTCCATCAATGAAACTTTTGACCGAATTTTACTTGAGCGCCTTCTTCCAGACAATTTAGCTAAAGATGCTATTGGAACCTATTCAGCATGCTACAAACTCGCTTTGTTTATGATGCTTTTTGCTACGGCCTATCGTTTGGGTATCGAGCCTTTCTTTTTCAGCAACGCCAAAACCAAAGACGCCAAAGCAAACTATGCGAAAATTTTAGAATTCTTTGTCATTTTTGGCGCTTTGATTTTATTAACTGTTGTGGTTTTTGTAGATATTTTAAAGTTAATTCTTATTCCGAATGAAGCCTATTGGGAAGCCATGACTGTTGTTCCAATTTTGTTACTAGCCTATTTATTTTTAGGGGTTTACCACAACCTTTCAGTATGGTACAAAATTACTGACCGTACCAAATTTGGCGCGTATATTTCTATTTTCGGAGCACTCATCACACTTTTGATTAATATCATATTTATCCCAAAATTTGGATATATGGCCTCTGCAATAGCAACGCTTTTTGCTTATACTGCTATGGCTTTAACATCATATATTTTGGGTAAAAAATATTACTCTATCCCATATAATCTAAAAAAAATGGGGCTTTATTTGGCGTTGTCTATTATTTTTTCGGCGCTTTCATTTTATCTATTTAGAGAACAATATTTCGTCGGTATTCTTTTTATCTTAATTTTGATGGCTGCCATATGGGTAAAAGAAAAGACTTTTTTAAAACAACTTCTTAAATCCTAG
- a CDS encoding tetratricopeptide repeat protein yields MICKPYISIYLFILFFSSGSAAQVQGDSLINEDQSNLEVQFQNKFYEALKQKGIENYSKAIDAFVYCAELFPDRAVIYYQLGTLYFITKSYGRAESNLQKAIELDPSNFWYKEQLYQLYAAQNNFNKAIYALIPLLDKDPIYEEELVNLYVSAGRFEEAIVLIEALDQRYGYNILRDRTRVKIYKQTANQNAHISFLKTRLKEAPENAQNFLNLVYTLSEYNKENEAFSTAKLFLETHPKAHIAHVALYKFYLNAKNYELAIASMKIVTGSNILEPHLKVKVLSDFMQFVQQNPEYKNVLMEVQPAQSLDTSKRSNTDWAKYYQHQNKFEQAVEYYKKALLDAPDDLQLIKALAKLYLDTNQYASAVEFTLEKTELFPTQIELYLICSQSQLALKKIDDALVTLETGLDYIFEDNELAAQYYLLMANIYKIKNNIKKAQTFSSKAEAIQLKQ; encoded by the coding sequence ATGATTTGCAAGCCCTACATATCAATTTATCTATTTATTCTATTTTTTAGCTCAGGTTCTGCTGCACAAGTCCAAGGCGACAGTTTGATTAATGAAGATCAATCCAATTTAGAGGTTCAATTTCAAAATAAATTTTATGAAGCCTTAAAACAAAAAGGGATCGAAAACTACAGCAAAGCCATAGATGCCTTTGTATATTGTGCAGAATTATTCCCAGACCGTGCGGTTATCTACTATCAATTAGGCACACTTTATTTTATTACGAAGTCCTATGGCCGAGCCGAAAGTAATCTTCAAAAAGCTATAGAGTTAGACCCCAGTAATTTTTGGTACAAGGAACAACTTTACCAGCTCTATGCAGCTCAAAACAACTTTAATAAAGCCATTTACGCCCTAATACCTTTGCTGGACAAAGACCCAATTTACGAAGAAGAGTTAGTAAATTTGTATGTGAGCGCTGGGCGGTTTGAGGAAGCTATTGTACTCATCGAGGCTTTGGATCAACGCTATGGCTACAATATACTTCGCGATAGGACACGTGTAAAAATTTACAAGCAAACAGCAAATCAAAACGCGCACATCAGTTTTCTAAAAACAAGACTTAAAGAAGCCCCTGAAAATGCACAAAATTTTTTAAATTTAGTTTATACTTTAAGCGAATACAACAAAGAAAACGAAGCATTTTCTACTGCAAAATTGTTTTTAGAAACGCATCCAAAAGCGCACATTGCACACGTTGCATTGTATAAGTTTTATTTGAACGCCAAGAACTATGAGCTCGCCATAGCTTCAATGAAGATAGTCACGGGGAGTAATATTTTAGAGCCTCATTTGAAAGTTAAGGTGCTGAGTGACTTTATGCAATTTGTACAACAAAACCCTGAGTATAAAAATGTTTTAATGGAAGTACAACCCGCTCAATCTTTGGATACTTCAAAGCGTTCAAATACAGATTGGGCTAAATACTACCAACACCAAAACAAATTTGAACAAGCAGTTGAATATTATAAAAAAGCATTATTAGATGCCCCGGACGACCTTCAGTTAATCAAAGCATTAGCAAAGCTTTATTTGGATACAAACCAATACGCTTCTGCTGTAGAATTTACTTTAGAAAAGACGGAGTTATTTCCAACTCAAATTGAACTATATTTGATTTGTAGCCAATCCCAATTGGCGTTAAAGAAAATAGATGATGCACTTGTAACTTTAGAAACAGGGCTGGACTACATTTTTGAGGACAATGAATTAGCAGCTCAATACTATTTACTAATGGCTAATATTTACAAAATAAAAAACAATATTAAAAAAGCGCAAACGTTTAGCAGTAAAGCTGAGGCAATTCAATTGAAGCAATGA
- the atpG gene encoding ATP synthase F1 subunit gamma: MANLKEIRNRISSVSSTMQITSAMKMVSAAKLKKAQDAITAMRPYADKLTELLQNLSATLDADSGSKFADQREVKNVLIVAITSNRGLCGAFNSNIIKQASHLATNYTDKNVAIVAIGKKANDALSKEYEILANESTVFDDLTFDNVAQIAELLMKKFEEGSVDKIELVYNKFKNAATQIVTTEQFLPIVSGTEDANPNQDYIFEPSKAEIVETLIPKSLKTQLFKAIRDSFASEHGARMTAMHKATDNATELRDQLKLTYNKARQAAITNEILEIVGGAEALNN; encoded by the coding sequence ATGGCAAATTTAAAAGAAATAAGAAACAGAATTTCGTCCGTATCGTCTACGATGCAGATTACCAGTGCCATGAAAATGGTATCTGCAGCCAAGCTCAAAAAAGCACAAGACGCCATCACAGCGATGCGTCCTTATGCTGATAAATTGACCGAACTACTTCAAAACTTAAGCGCAACTTTGGACGCCGACAGCGGAAGTAAATTTGCAGATCAACGCGAGGTCAAAAACGTTCTTATTGTTGCCATTACGTCCAACAGAGGATTGTGTGGTGCTTTTAATTCCAACATCATCAAACAAGCTAGTCACTTGGCAACAAACTATACAGATAAAAATGTTGCTATTGTTGCTATTGGTAAAAAAGCAAACGACGCCCTTTCAAAGGAGTATGAAATTTTAGCCAATGAAAGTACTGTTTTTGATGACCTAACTTTTGATAATGTAGCACAAATTGCGGAGTTGTTGATGAAAAAGTTTGAGGAGGGAAGCGTTGATAAAATTGAACTGGTCTACAACAAGTTTAAAAATGCGGCAACTCAAATTGTAACCACTGAGCAGTTTTTACCGATAGTTTCTGGTACTGAAGATGCTAATCCCAATCAAGATTATATTTTCGAGCCTTCAAAAGCAGAGATTGTAGAGACTCTGATTCCAAAATCTTTAAAAACACAACTGTTCAAAGCCATTCGCGATAGTTTTGCAAGTGAACACGGCGCACGTATGACCGCCATGCACAAAGCGACCGATAACGCAACAGAACTTAGAGATCAATTGAAATTGACCTATAACAAAGCACGACAAGCTGCAATTACCAATGAAATTTTAGAAATTGTTGGCGGAGCTGAAGCATTGAATAACTAA
- a CDS encoding acyl-CoA thioesterase, translating into MTAKHPSNSKTIVTDLVLPSETNAINTLFGGELLARMDRAASITAQRHSEQIVVTASVNHVAFNHAIPLGSIVTIEAKVSRAFNSSMEVYLDVWYTDNNFNAPIKANEAIFTFVAVDEQRKPVRIPELIPETDQEKNRFDGALRRRQLSLVLAGKIKAKDATELKALFESK; encoded by the coding sequence ATGACTGCAAAACACCCTTCCAATTCTAAAACCATTGTTACAGATCTGGTATTGCCCAGCGAAACAAATGCTATCAACACCCTTTTTGGGGGAGAACTATTGGCGCGTATGGATCGTGCCGCAAGTATTACAGCGCAGCGTCATTCTGAACAGATTGTAGTTACAGCTTCTGTAAATCACGTGGCCTTTAATCATGCCATTCCGCTGGGAAGTATTGTGACCATAGAAGCTAAAGTGTCGCGCGCATTCAATAGTTCTATGGAGGTATATCTGGACGTATGGTATACAGACAATAATTTTAATGCCCCAATAAAAGCAAATGAAGCTATTTTTACATTTGTGGCGGTAGACGAGCAAAGAAAGCCTGTTCGCATACCCGAACTAATCCCCGAAACGGATCAAGAAAAAAATCGTTTTGATGGAGCATTACGTCGCCGACAATTGAGCTTGGTGTTGGCTGGAAAAATTAAAGCTAAAGACGCAACAGAACTCAAAGCACTTTTTGAGAGCAAGTAA
- the atpA gene encoding F0F1 ATP synthase subunit alpha: MADVKAAEISAILKQQLSGFESTASLDEVGTVLTVGDGIVRAYGLSNAQYGELVQFDGGLEGIVLNLEEDNVGIVLLGASKVVREGSTVKRTGRIASINVGEGIVGRVVDTLGAPIDGKGPIEGDVYEMPLERKAPGVVFREPVTEPLQTGIKSIDAMIPVGRGQRELVIGDRQTGKTTVCIDTILNQKEFFDAGEPVYCIYVAVGQKASTVANIAKTLEDRGALAYTTIVAANASDPAPMQVYAPFAGAAIGEYFRDTGRPALIIYDDLSKQAVAYREVSLLLRRPPGREAYPGDVFYLHSRLLERSAKVINDDTIAKDMNDLPDSLKPLVKGGGSLTALPIIETQAGDVSAYIPTNVISITDGQIFLDGDLFNSGVRPAINVGISVSRVGGSAQIKSMKKVSGTLKLDQAQFRELEAFAKFGSDLDAVTLNVIEKGKRNVEILKQAQNDPYTVEDQIAIIYAGSKNLLRDVPVNKVKEFETEFIEFLKAKHSDVLATLKSGKLTDEVTDTLTKVAKDLSAKYN, from the coding sequence ATGGCAGATGTAAAAGCAGCTGAAATTTCAGCAATTTTAAAGCAACAACTTTCAGGATTTGAGTCCACGGCTTCTTTGGATGAAGTAGGAACTGTTCTCACTGTTGGGGATGGAATTGTTCGTGCATACGGACTTTCAAACGCACAGTACGGAGAATTAGTTCAATTTGACGGCGGTCTTGAAGGGATCGTTCTTAACCTTGAAGAAGACAATGTTGGTATTGTACTTTTAGGTGCTTCCAAAGTCGTAAGAGAAGGGTCGACGGTAAAGCGCACGGGGCGCATTGCTTCAATCAATGTTGGTGAAGGAATCGTAGGACGTGTTGTTGACACGCTTGGAGCACCAATTGACGGGAAAGGTCCAATAGAGGGTGATGTTTATGAAATGCCATTGGAAAGAAAAGCACCCGGCGTTGTATTTCGTGAGCCCGTAACTGAGCCACTTCAAACAGGTATTAAATCTATTGATGCCATGATCCCTGTAGGACGTGGACAAAGAGAGCTTGTGATTGGGGACCGTCAAACAGGTAAAACAACGGTTTGTATTGACACAATCCTTAACCAGAAAGAATTTTTTGATGCAGGTGAGCCAGTATATTGTATTTATGTTGCTGTTGGACAAAAAGCGTCTACAGTAGCCAATATTGCAAAAACATTAGAAGACAGAGGAGCTTTGGCTTACACTACAATTGTAGCGGCCAACGCATCAGACCCTGCACCAATGCAAGTTTATGCACCATTTGCAGGAGCTGCTATTGGAGAATATTTTAGAGACACTGGTCGACCAGCATTAATTATATATGATGACTTGTCAAAACAAGCGGTAGCTTACCGTGAAGTATCACTATTACTTCGTCGTCCACCAGGACGTGAGGCCTACCCTGGGGACGTGTTCTACTTACACTCTCGTTTATTAGAGCGCTCGGCAAAAGTTATCAATGATGATACAATTGCAAAAGACATGAACGACTTGCCAGATTCTCTCAAACCATTAGTAAAAGGAGGAGGATCTTTAACAGCACTTCCAATTATTGAAACACAAGCAGGGGATGTATCAGCTTATATTCCTACAAACGTAATTTCGATTACAGATGGTCAGATTTTCTTGGATGGAGATTTATTTAACTCTGGTGTACGTCCAGCAATTAACGTTGGTATTTCGGTATCTCGTGTGGGTGGTAGTGCGCAAATTAAGTCCATGAAGAAAGTATCTGGAACGCTTAAGCTAGATCAAGCTCAGTTCCGTGAATTGGAGGCCTTTGCAAAATTTGGATCTGATCTAGATGCGGTTACACTTAATGTTATTGAAAAAGGGAAACGTAACGTGGAGATATTAAAACAAGCCCAAAACGACCCATATACAGTAGAAGATCAAATTGCGATTATTTATGCAGGATCAAAAAACTTGCTGCGTGATGTGCCTGTAAATAAAGTTAAAGAATTTGAAACTGAATTTATTGAATTCTTAAAAGCAAAACACAGTGATGTTTTGGCAACACTTAAATCGGGTAAACTTACCGATGAGGTAACCGATACCTTAACGAAAGTTGCGAAAGATTTATCAGCCAAATACAATTAA
- a CDS encoding SPOR domain-containing protein, which produces MQLSQYISNLLYRYECVVVPGFGAFLTHKIPASIHQPSNTFYPPKKRLSFNGQLQSNDGVLANHIAESEQISYENAIDKITKQVVSLEQRLKKDETVILPNIGELKRTKKGQLLFEPYYSINYLTESFGLSPFVSPEISKFSDNKAPIVLASRKQKTQVLFKYAAVAVLMLGLGGFFGSNAYLKQIEQQNILAQQNANIALDNKIQEATFVLSNPLPAVTLELERSFGSFHIVAGAFRVEANSERKLRQLKRLGFNARKIGQNRYGLHQVVYESFRTRPEAERALYTIKRTQDAAAWLLIKEVL; this is translated from the coding sequence ATGCAATTAAGTCAATACATCAGCAATCTGCTTTACCGTTACGAGTGTGTCGTGGTGCCTGGTTTTGGTGCTTTCTTGACGCATAAAATTCCTGCAAGTATTCACCAGCCATCAAATACTTTTTACCCTCCAAAAAAACGCCTGTCTTTTAATGGACAATTGCAATCTAATGATGGTGTTTTGGCAAATCATATTGCTGAAAGTGAGCAAATTTCTTATGAAAACGCAATTGATAAAATTACCAAACAAGTGGTAAGCCTAGAACAGCGTCTGAAGAAAGATGAGACGGTAATTTTACCAAATATTGGCGAATTAAAAAGAACTAAGAAGGGGCAATTACTTTTTGAGCCTTACTACAGCATAAACTATTTAACTGAGTCCTTTGGACTGTCACCATTTGTCTCTCCAGAAATTTCAAAATTCTCCGACAACAAAGCGCCAATTGTATTAGCATCTAGAAAACAAAAGACACAAGTTCTTTTTAAGTATGCTGCGGTTGCAGTACTCATGCTGGGCTTGGGTGGGTTTTTTGGTTCAAATGCCTATTTGAAGCAAATAGAGCAGCAAAACATATTAGCCCAACAGAATGCTAATATTGCTTTAGACAACAAAATTCAAGAAGCTACATTTGTTTTGAGTAATCCTCTGCCCGCTGTGACTTTAGAACTTGAGAGATCTTTTGGAAGTTTTCATATTGTTGCAGGTGCGTTCCGCGTTGAGGCCAACAGTGAGCGTAAGCTTCGGCAGCTTAAACGCCTTGGGTTTAATGCCCGAAAAATTGGTCAAAATCGTTATGGTCTACATCAGGTTGTGTATGAAAGCTTCCGCACTCGTCCAGAAGCTGAACGAGCGCTTTACACTATTAAGCGTACACAAGACGCTGCTGCCTGGTTATTAATTAAAGAGGTCCTGTAA